The Ranitomeya variabilis isolate aRanVar5 chromosome 7, aRanVar5.hap1, whole genome shotgun sequence DNA window CCTTCCGAATAGGGGCGGCTACCGAAGCAGCTAGAGTGGGGGTATCGGAAgtcgaggtgcagagaatgggccgctggaaatccgcatgctttgccagatacataagaccagacctgctttaACACTTTTGTCTCTTACAGGCAGCTTTAAGCCCACAGTTTGGGTAGCGGGGCATTCTTTTGTCTACTGGGCGTACGAAAGAGCCAAACTGCGGCCGGGCGGAACAAATGTTGGCTTCCCGAAGCTGGAAGTCAGCTGGAGAGGCATCAAAGGGCTCCGGTGGCGTCAGATCTTCCTGGAGATGGTCGACATCGCCAAGAGGGCCAAGGGGCCGGTGGTGCTGGTGCTACATGCCGGAGGCAATGATTTGGGCAAACGAAAAGGGGCCGAGCTGTACACAGTAAGGTCAACAGATGTCGAACGGTTTGTTTGTTTATTACCGGATATGGTGGTGGTGTGGTCTGAGATAATACCTCGAGCGGTTTGGCACAGAGCCAAGGACGTGAAAGCCATCGAAAACTcaagaaaaaggattaacacaaAGACGTCGAAGTTGGTGAGAGAAAATTACGGCATTGTGGTTCGCCACCAAGAGCTAGAAGGGAACAATGTAGCTTCACTAAGACCGGATGGCATCCACCTCACGGACGTCGGGCTCGACATATTTTTGGAGGGTTTGCGGGATGGTGTTGAACAGGCTCTAACGAGGTTGTGTGgggggtcggagtcctgtgtaggtaatacacatgatcctccgtggcggtaggtagaggggggcaaaggttcgtaacctctcatcggcttgctggcccagcggtcgtcggctggggccttcagcaatgagtccgtcgcgaaatgtaattgcccttctctactttgcaaaataaactgtgacccacctgttcaacccatccaggcttcttggtatcttttattacggagtg harbors:
- the LOC143784353 gene encoding uncharacterized protein LOC143784353, whose product is MLCQIHKTRPALTLLSLTGSFKPTVWVAGHSFVYWAYERAKLRPGGTNVGFPKLEVSWRGIKGLRWRQIFLEMVDIAKRAKGPVVLVLHAGGNDLGKRKGAELYTVRSTDVERFVCLLPDMVVVWSEIIPRAVWHRAKDVKAIENSRKRINTKTSKLVRENYGIVVRHQELEGNNVASLRPDGIHLTDVGLDIFLEGLRDGVEQALTRLCGGSESCVGNTHDPPWR